The proteins below are encoded in one region of Cololabis saira isolate AMF1-May2022 chromosome 11, fColSai1.1, whole genome shotgun sequence:
- the gnsb gene encoding glucosamine (N-acetyl)-6-sulfatase (Sanfilippo disease IIID), b — MAGQRSGAGAGAGAGAVTVLLTLLTCCTRCAHGTRASNIILVLADDQDVQLGGMTPMKKTRELIGAAGATFVNAFTVTPLCCPSRSSILTGQYPHNHAVRNNSLSGNCSSPLWQKGPEAEAFPVYLSKQKYQTFFAGKYLNQYGQKEAGDVGHVPPGWDQWNALVGNSKYYNYTLSVNGKPEKHGNSYEHDYLTDLILNRSLLFLDDRSPQHPFFMMLSPPAPHSPWTAAPQYQKQFTNIQAPRGGSFDKPGKDKHWLLRQPPNPMPNSSITYLDNAFRKRWQTLLSVDDMVALLVKKLGSIKELDNTYIFYTSDNGYHTGQFSLPIDKRQLYEFDIRIPLLVRGPGIKPNQTLQAPVLNIDLGPTFLDISGVNLSTVNMDGQSFLSQMAPSLRNGTTRKLFLVEYNGEGHPKKDPACPKLGPGLSECFPDCVCEDSYNNTYACVRTLGGKQNLQYCEFADSEAFVEVYNLTSDPHQLQNIVKTVDPSVLQAMNQQLIKLQSCVGDSCRDVQTRGGHRRRSRSPTLPNISEVGDGFFSQKSEDMTRSRRNVD; from the exons ATGGCGGGTCAGAGGAGCggggctggagctggagctggagctggagctgtgaCCGTCCTGCTGACGCTGCTCACCTGCTGCACCAGGTGTGCCCACGGAACCAGAGCCAGCAACATCATCCTTGTGCTCGCCGACGACCAGGATGTCCAACTGGGGGGGATG ACGCCGATGAAGAAAACAAGAGAGTTGATAGGAGCTGCGGGAGCGACCTTTGTGAATGCT TTCACGGTCACGCCGCTGTGCTGCCCCAGCAGGAGCAGCATCTTGACGGGTCAGTACCCCCACAACCACGCGGTGAGGAACAACTCGCTGTCCGGGAACTGCTCCAGCCCCCTGTGGCAGAAAGGCCCCGAAGCCGAGGCCTTCCCCGTCTACCTCAGCAAGCAGAAGTACCAGACGTTCTTCGCCGGGAAGTACCTGAACCAG TACGGTCAAAAAGAAGCGGGAGACGTCGGCCACGTCCCACCTGGCTGGGACCAGTGGAACGCGCTG GTGGGAAACTCTAAGTACTACAACTACACCCTCTCCGTCAACGGGAAGCCGGAGAAGCACGGCAACAGTTACGAGCACGACTACCTAACGGACCTCATA CTGAACAGGTCGTTGCTTTTCCTGGATGACCGGAGCCCTCAGCATCCGTTCTTCATGATGCTGTCGCCTCCAGCTCCTCACTCCCCCTGGACGGCAGCGCCGCAGTACCAGAAACAGTTCACCAACATCCAGGCCCCGCGAGGCGGCAGCTTTGACAAACCGGGGAAG GACAAACACTGGCTGCTGCGCCAGCCGCCCAACCCCATGCCCAACAGCTCCATCACCTATCTGGATAATGCTTTCAGGAAAAG GTGGCAGACTCTGTTATCTGTGGACGACATGGTGGCGCTGCTGGTGAAGAAACTGGGCAGCATAAAGGAGCTGGACAACACCTACATCTTCTACACCTCAGACAACGGCTACCACACAG GTCAGTTCTCGCTGCCCATCGATAAGAGGCAGCTGTATGAGTTCGACATCAGGATCCCGCTTCTGGTCCGGGGTCCAGGCATCAAACCCAACCAGACGCTGCAG GCTCCGGTGCTGAACATTGACCTGGGTCCCACCTTCCTGGACATATCTGGTGTCAACCTGTCCACTGTGAACATGGACGGACAGTCCTTCCTCTCTCAGATG GCTCCCTCACTGAGAAACGGCACAACACGCAAACTTTTCCTGGTAGAGTACAACGGGGAGGGACATCCTAAAAAGGACCCTGCTTGTCCCAAACTAGGCCCTGGACTGTCT GAATGTTTCCCAGACTGCGTTTGTGAGGATTCCTACAACAACACATACGCCTGCGTTCGGACCCTCGGCGGCAAACAGAACCTGCAGTACTGCGAGTTTGCGGACAGCGAG GCTTTTGTCGAGGTGTACAACCTGACGTCAGACCCACACCAGCTGCAGAACATCGTGAAGACGGTGGATCCGTCTGTCCTGCAGGCAATGAACCAGCAGCTGATTAAGCTGCAGTCCTGTGTGGGCGACAGCTGCCGCGACGTCCAGACAAGAGGAGGCCACAGACGGAGGAGCCGGTCGCCAACCCTGCCAAACATTTCTGAGGTTGGGGATGGTTTCTTTTCCCAAAAAAGTGAAGACATGACACGTTCCAGAAGGAACGTGGATTAA